The genomic DNA ACCCCTGCCAAAAACCTCTCTGAGGATACGGTGGTGTCAATCCTCAACACCATCAATGAAGTGATTGTGGACAACCTCGAGGCGGCCAAAAAGCTCCGGGAAACGCAGGGGATCGAGAAGCTTGTACTGATCAACAAATCTGGGTAGGCTCTGCTCAAAGGATGATGccagggctggaaaggaccttcaCTCTCTCTGGGTTTCCAAACATCACTTCCTTTGCCTCTTTCTAGGAACCGCTCAGAGAGAGAAGTCCGGGCAGCTGCCCTTGTCTTGCAGACAATCTGGGGCTATAAGGAGCTGCGGAAGCCTCTTGAGAAAGAAGGCTGGAAGAAGTCAGATTTCCAGGTGTGGGGATGCCCTGTGGTGGCCAGGGCGGTAGGTGGGgtcctgcagcagagaggagggtgTTCCTGGAGCTTGGCAATACTGGCCTGCAGCTCTTCACCTTCCTGGTGGCACTGGGCACCCACAGAACTGTCCCTGTGCTGTTTCTAAGCCAGTGGCCTGCAGGAAGTCTCTGCTAGGAACACTCAGCATGTGTCCCACATGAGTATGAGGCAGGAATTTTGTTACTCTTaagtgctgctgtggcagtgttAAAGAACCGGGCTCTTCCAGGCTCAGTTTCCTTCCCAAAAGCAGGACCTGCCCTTGCTTCTGGAGGGCCAGGCACTGCCCTGGTCCAGGCAGCCTCCCCCCTATTCTGATGGGGGTGCAGTGGGGGCTTCAGCACCTTCTGGTTACTTTGGGCCCCTTACTCAAGGGCTGTGGGAGGGTTCCTGGGTgtgtgctggtgctggaggggTGGGATATGCTGGTGAGGAAGGAACCTCTAGGTCCAGGGTTTGAGTGGTCACTGTCTGTTGCTGTAGGTGAACCTGAGCAATGCCTCTCGGACCCAGGGAGGCAACTCCTTTGATGACAGCACCTTGCCTCTTATCGACAGGAACCAAAAAACAGGTATGTACTTGCCTTCAGCACCTGTGCCCACCATTATCCCTCTGCCTTGTGAGTACTCAGGGAAAATGGTGTTTGTCCCCTTCCTGCTCTTCAGCTTTGGCTTccctggcagccacagctgctcacaCAGGGCCATTAGTATGGGCCTTGGGTGGCTTTCCTGGCCATCAGAACCATTCATTTGGGCCTTAGATGGGGCTGGCACTGTAGGTCCTGTGGTGTCCTTGGGtcacagctgcagtgcagcctgagcctgggttcccccagctgggcagggagcagttCCTCTGTGGCTCCTGACTGCAGAAGCTGTCCCTGATGTGCTCTCTCATGCTTGTAGACAAGAAATCCTCCAGGGAGGAGATCCAGATGAGCAACATGGGACCAGGTAGGAGAGGGAGTCCCCCTCGGTatgtggggagcagggcagagtTCACATCTCCCTGGGGGGTGATGCAGCCCCCCATGGAGGTGACACGACTGACTGactgtcccctctcctgctccagacAACTATTCCACACTCAACGAGAGGGACCACAGCAGGACACTGGACCGATCCGGTGACCTTGGAGAGATGGATCCAGTGAAGGCAGCGCCTTTGATGGTAAGCAGCTCTCTTTAACTCGGGAAGAGTGGGATGGGTGCAGGAGATGCCACATCACTGTCCTGTCTGGcggaggagaggagagctgggctCCCGTTACTAACACCCCCCCATACCATGCCCCCTACTAACCGCATGtatctgcagcaggaggaggggcaggagcagcaggaggaggggcaggaacagcaggaggaggggcaggagtCGCAGCCTGAGGTagaggaggtggaggaagaTGCTGCTGTGCCCTCCCCCATGTCGGTATGTCCCACGGTGTCCTGCCCAATCTGGTGACAGATGCTGCTGTGCTCTTAGGGGTGCTTCGCCAGCCAAATCCTTGCTCcaatcactgctgctgcaatcACTGGTGCTGTgatcctgcctctgccctcactcctgctccagccttAACACCTgttccccctctctctctccacagCAGAAGATCTAGCTGgccttccctgcctctgctccgTTTGGGTtgataatatatatataaatatataactCTTCATGGTGGAATGGACCGACTTTTACCTTGTCTTATTGTTGGAATTTTGCTGGACTCTCTGTGCCAACCATCCAGCCAAACGCCTGGGCCAGGTCCCCAGGGCAGCCCGGGCCACTCGGTCTCTTCTGGGCCGCCGCACCTCCCTGTTCTGGGATACCACCACTGAGAACTCCTCCTCCCAtcctccaccacctccttccTCCTGAGAGTAAAACCTTCCTGCCTGACTCTGCCGGATCAGCCGGCGTGGATGCTGCACACAAGGACTCAGATCTCTGCCTTGACTAGGAGCTGCCTTCTCTCCCACGCCTTCCCCCTGCTCCGAGGTGTCTTGCAAGGACAGGGACTGGGACCTCACTCGCTGCCGccttgtttttggtttggttttgttgcctATAGGATATATTTTTTTGTGCAGGACCACTCTTCAACCAGGGCCACGGAGACAACAGAagcatccctcctcctccctgaggGCTACAGGACCAGAGTCCATGAGCTGGAGGCATGGGGGCCAGGGGAAGAAAAACCAGCAATAACGTCTCTTGCTTTGCTCTAGATGAGGCTTCGGAGGCATGGGAAGGAGGATCCAGCTCTGGATCCTGTAGAGCGGTCTGGATGGGGACCCTGGCTCCCACCCACTGCCTGTGTGAGGAGGATCCTTCTGTGAGGAAGGGGGTCAGTGCTGGGGCATGGGCCAGGGTCGGTCCCCATGGAGGGAGGAGATGCGGCAGGGTTTTGGGGAGAGCGGGCGGCTCGGGGCACACTGTGCCGGGCACCTGGAGCCGGGATcccgcggcgctgccccgcTGACTTTCTCTTGACACGTGCCTTTCTTTTGCCACTGTGAAATAGCTCTTTGAATCGTACTGtccagctgcttccctgggaaaggggagTTTCCTGGGCTTCcggcagggctgagctcttcccttccctgctgggagCCTTACTGtctgcagtggggctgggagcctgtTTTGGGGGGAACCCAACCCCCCTGCCCTCGCTCAGAGGGTGCAGGGTGCTCATCTGTGTCCTGGCCGGGGCTGCCGCAGGAGTTGGGAtgtgctcctcctcctcctcctcctcttggcTGTGGTGCTGCGGCACATCCATGTGCTGTGATCTTTTGGGGGCCCCTGGGGCTCCCTATGCAACTGGAAGCCTCTGTAGGAGGCTGTGAACTGGAGCAGGAGCCCTCCCAGCCCGGGGCTCCCCCCAGGGCGGGCTCTCAGGGCACGGGGAGGTGGCGGGGTAGAGCTGGTGCCTTGCTCCTGTCCCAATTCCccccccagctctggctgggcCTGCCCTGCTTCCAGCCCCACCTCAGCTCggttgggttttgttctggGGTCTaactcttctcttttcctttgaatATGTAAAACActaattccttttttaatttttaattccaaatgAACCAAAAAGACAGCGtcccccttctctcctccttGGTCCTGGTGGAGAGGGGGGGGCCAAGGAGGTGAGGAGGGGGAAGCGCCAAGCTGTTCCTTGTCTGATTCCTGTGCACACTCTTGTAAcgcttttaaaacaaaatgatttttttatataaataaagtttttaaagtGTGATGTGTGCCTGCCtctttggttttgctgcttcACTGCTGGCCAGGTGCCTTTTCCAGGAGTGGTTCTGGTCTCTGGCTCCCAGTGGTGTCACACCACATGGTGTGACAAACCATGTGGTAttccccagccctcccaccTTGCCTTGCACACttgtccccaaagccaccagtaagcagagaaaaggcaggaCTAGGTATTTTATTGCTTCAGGTCCAAGGGGCAATGCCAGGGATGTCTTCCAGCTAGGGGGAAAACGATGCCTGGCTTGGCAGCAACAACGCTGGGGACGGTTGGCTGAACAGGACCAGTGCCAGGGATGTTGATGGGCGGGGTATGAGGTGTGTTCGGGTCAGCAGGGACAGTGCCAGGCGTGTTGCTGGTGGGGACGATGCTGGGCACATCCAGGCAGGGAGGCTGGGTGCCTGGGGCTCAGACAAAGAGCTTGTCATAGCAGGCCTGGCAGTACATCTTGTCGCCGCGCTCGCGGACGGTGCCCTTGTGCAGCCGGCCCAGGCAGTAGGTGCAGATGAAGTGCTCGGGGTGGTACCTGCGCCCCATGGCCGTGATGCAGCGCCCGCTGACAGGGCGGCCGCAGCCGTGGCAGATGGTGCCCTGCCGCTGGTGGAAGTGCAGCTCGCAGTAGGGCCGCCCCTCCAGCTCAAAGAAGGACCCGCTGGTGAAAGCACTCAGGCACtcctgggggaaggagaggggaaggctggcacagccctgggaacacTCCCATTACGTGCATCCCCGCCATTCTACTCACCGTGCACACGAAGCACTCGGTGTGCCAGACACCATCCAGGGCTGACAGGTAGTTGTCCAGGACAGGGCGCTCACAGCCTTGGCATTTTGGGGCAAACATGGCCAGGAAGTCTTGGTGGCAGTATGGCTTCCCATTGCGCTCCATGAACCCTGTGGGGAGGGGATTGGGATGGGCATGCACTTGGGGATGGCTcatgctggggacagtgggacatGGACACAGCAGTACTCAGGTGGCTAGAAGAGACCATGGGGAGCTGTAAGGTAAGTGCAAGAGTAGGGAACAGTCCCGCCTCTTCCTTGGGACATACCCTCATCTCCAAACACCTTCCCGCAGTGGGCACAGAAGAAATGCTCGGGGTGCCAGGTCTGCTCCAGGGCCGTGAGGactttctgcaggaaaagctgagctgAGGGGGCTGCTGGTGGCGGGGGGTGGCCGGGGCGTGACGCACTCACCTCGCGGATGGGGCCGGCGCAGTAGGCACAGCGCGGGGAGAAAGCCTGGTGATAATCCTCCTCACAGAACGCCCGCCCGCCTTGCTCGAAGAAGGGCCCCTTGTCCAGCTCCTTCCCGCAGCGGGCACAGGTGAAGTGCTCGGGGTGCCAGGTTTTGCCCAGGGCGGTGAGCACcttggaggaagaggaggaggcatGGAGGCTGCGAGGGCAGCTCCGGGGGATGCCCAGGGGTGCCGGGGTGGCGGCAGGGGCTCACCTTGCCAGCGATGGGCTTGCGGCAGGCGGCGCAGATGCCGGCGGGCGCAGCTGTgatgcccagctcctgcaggtccCGCGTGAGGCTGTCCAGCATGTTGTCCAGCAAGGACTCCGTGGGcaccccagctcccttccctgcagctgccagctgctggggaggaggatggTGAGGTCTGGGTGAGGGCTAAGCACCCCagcctgctgccccagggccaAGGCTCACCTTGCTCTGTGTGTGGCCCAGGTCGGCCAGGAGCTCATCCAGCTGCCAGGTGGCCTCCGTGGGTGGGGGCGAGGGGAGCAGCGGCTTTGGGACTGGCACAGGGGTGCTGGACGTGGCAGAGAGGGGAGATGTATGGTGTCCACCCCAAGGCAGGGACCAAGACCCCTCCACCCCTGCCAACACAGCCCTTTCCCACAGGCCGCCGCAGGGAATACGGCAGGTATGCAGGATACAATCTGTCCCAGGTGACCCTGGATGGCAGATCCCAGCAAGGAACGGACAGCCCTAGATGGCTTTGCCCTCCCATGGCCATTTTTACCTATACAGTGAATCCAAACCTTCTCCTGGAGGCTGAGCTCGAGGTGGCAGTGGCACCTGGAAGGACAAGCCCTTATGACAGAGCCCTCAGGATGCTCCCCTGGCAGcttctcctgcccagctccaccACCCCATCATGAGCTGAGGGGTCTCTGTGCCCAGGCATTACCTTCAGGGTACCGTTCTGGGCATCCTGGCAGGAGCTTGGTCCCTGCAGTGCATGGTCATTGgaggccaggcaggagctctgctccagtTCTGCCAGCAAAGCATCTGCACGGAGACACCCGGGTCAGGCCCCAGAGTCACTAGCTGCCCACCCTGCAGTCTTGTACCATTCCCAAAATCTCAGGAGCAAAAGGAATGCCACAGCACGTCCTGCTGGCCAGCTGCGAGTGCCCTGAGAGACCCTGAGCATCCTTCCTGAGTGCCCCATCCCAGTGCAGGATATGCCCACCTTCCGAAAGAGTGAGGCAACGGGTCCTGCCCCCACACACCATCCCTGGCCAGCAAAGAAACCTCTGCCAGTCCTCAACTTGACCCCAGCACAAGCCCTGGCAGGGAAAAGCTCACTCTGGGCCCATCCTGCGTGTCCAGAGCATCACTTCCCCCAAGGTGGGCTgagcaattttcttttctgcttttgcctCTCTGCCTTGGCTGTCCCTCACATTGGGAAACAGGGAATGCCCCCCAGCAGTGTGGCTTCTTCCCTGACCCCAGCTCCCCCACCCCGGGCCAGGTATGGCTCCCAGCTTCCGCTGGGCCCGGGTTGTGGCACTGCCGCAGCCCATTTCCTGTTCTCAAGCTTGCTCCAGTTTTGGCCTAGTGCTAGCTCGACCAACAGCCCCATGAGTCCCTTGGGATGGGGGAGgcacaggagggagcagggctccacagctgcccctcagcagcATCCCCTCCCGGCCCTGAGgtacaggaaggaaaaggctcCCTTGAAGTGCCAAAAATGTGACCCCAAGCCAAGGCGGGCTGTAGGATCAGCTCCGGAGAGGCCCAACTTACCCAAATCCTCCATCCTGCCTTGGCGTGGgggtcccagggcaggggcagcagcctGAGGTGCTGAGATGGCAATCCAGGCTGCGCCGGCTGTGTTCCGGTCTCGCCTCCACCCCCCGTGCCGGGGTTTGTCACCCAGGGTTTCCTCTGTGGGCTGCGAGCCTCACACCACGTGTGacgggcacagctggggcacagggagccacacacagcccaggctggggctgcacaggggaGAAGCTGGCCAATGGGTTGGCCAAGGAGCTCCAGAAGCCAAGACGTGGATGTCCTGCTGAGCCAGGCCCTTTCCAGAAGCTACTGGCCATGTGTGACATGGGATGGTGTCTGCGTGCTGGGTGGAAATGGATTTGTGGCAGCATGATGGAGCAGTGCCgtcacactgcagcagaacCTTGCCTTTGTGGGACACTTCTGGAGCTTTGTCATCGATTTCCAGGTACCAGCAAATCCCTTTTTGGCAGAGAAatctcctggcactgctgggagcaggcagtGGATGTGGAAACAGCTCCAAGGGACTGGGGGAATGTTAATGCCAGAGGTGGATGCACGTGGCTTGGTGTGTTGTTTAGGCTCTTGTCTGGGTGTTTGGAGGAGGCAGTATCTGTAGGTCACCAAAATCTCTGTCACCTtggccaccagccctgccaaaGCTTCACCATGTCCTGGATTGGTTCCTCTTTACTCCAGCCAGAAAAACCTTGGGAGCAAAGCTTGAGAGCCACAGACTCTATCCTTTCTGTGGGGAGACACCAGCACCCACAAGGGTCAGGCTGGCACTGCCTTGGCCCTGCTCCGGGCACTGCTGAGCCCTCATGGGTGgggcaggctggagctgagcccttCCAGCTGCCACCTCAGGGGTCACTTCATTCCTGACACCTTTTTGTtgcctgctcacagcaggggtgtccagcccagccctgactCAGGAAAAGGTCCCCTGGCCACCATCCgctgcatccagctgtgctTCAGGACAGGAATGCTGAGAGCCACCCAAAGCAGAGAGGAGGCGCTGCTGGTGTCACCCCTCAGGGCTGCTTGGCGATGGCATCGCTGTGTCAGACGCTTCCCTTTCTGCCCACAGCAGAACCTTCCTGCCTGCGGAAGGTTTCGGGCTATTTTTAGCTCTCTCAGTGATTTAGTGTTGCGAGAGCCCGAGTGCACACGAGCATCTGACGCTGGAACTTCTTAAAACTTGTCCTTACAGAACCCAGGGGCCAAATGCTGAGCTGAGCCAggccctgagccctgcacccCTGTTCTAACAAGAATTAAGTGACCCCAGCCTTTCCTGCAGAGGGGAAATCAGTCAGGACAATGACAGGGACAGATTGCCATGGGGCTGACAAAAAACAGAGACAGGAGGAGACTCTAAGCAAGGATCCCGAGGTTTTCTTTAACTTTTGTGAAAGGAtattctcctccttcccagtgTCTGGATCAGAGGAACGTCGTTCTCCACAGTGAGGGGGTTTATTAGCACTCTCTCAGGAACTTGTTGGAGACACTTTTGTTTTTTAGGAACATACCAGAACTCAGGACTTGAAATGCAGAAGCAGAGAGGAGTTGGAatgcagaagcagaaggaagcaCCAGGCACTCTCACTGGTGGGAACCAGTTCAGCAAACAGGATTTTCCAGCTTGAACGCTATGGGCCCTTTGAACCTTTGTGATTTTTGCTGTCTCCCgagggaggatgaggagcacCTTGTTCCGGGGACGAGTTACCCTTTGTTCTCCTGTCCTAAAACGGTGGGTAAGATCAGCCAAACGCTCCTCTCCAGAGCAAACATACCCCAGTCCTCCTCCCCaatcccagccctcagccctggtgtCACATCCTACTGCAGCCAAGGCAAGGGAATACTGTGGCAGGATCAGTCCAGGTCCAAGAGCCTGGACAGTGAGGCGGCTGagacagcagggaagggaacagagtgGCGATCGTTACAAAACCCGCTTCCGGGTGGCGCCTTCTGCATCCGTGGGGTCGAAGATTTGGGATGTTGTGTGGGTTTAATGTATTAAGTGCAGTGCCCGTGGGAGAATCAGACGCTATAGAGGTTGTTCTGGGGAACGACTCGGGCCTTGAAGAGTCCGGGCGCGCACCGCCCAGGACAGCCGCTCCCGGGATTCCTGCCCAGGGGCGGGGACAAGCCGGGAACGGGGAACCGACGCGGCCTCCGCTCCGGTGGAACTACAACTCCCGGCAGGCACCGCGCATGCGCGGCCGCGGAACGGAAGCGGGCggggccagggctgtgtgccccGCCCCCCTTGCGCCGGCCACCATTTTGTCACCGACTTTCACCCGCCGCCCGACGGggcgttttttttttttcttaaaggagaAGCGGTAGCCAAAAGCGGCCCGACCGCCAGGCCCCGCCGGTACCGCGGGCGGCGCCGCAGCCCCGCGGCACGGAGCGGCCGCGTGGGGCGGGGCGGCGAACGGCTTCCCCTGCCAGGCCTCGCCCGAGGGGCAAAGGGGCCCGGGGGCAGGCGGAGGGGCGCAGGCAGCGGCGGCGGTAGGGAGCCCGGCGGTgccgggggccgggcggcggccgcgcgGCGGACGGGCGGCGGACGGGCGGTCCGGGCGGCGGGGCCtgcggggcggcggccgcgggggccGCGCTCGAGTGGGCGCCgagcggggccggccgggggGGGAGCGGGAGCGCGAGCGCAGCGGCCGCGGCGGCGCCTGCGCGACAGGCGGCGCGAGTCCGGGGCGCGCGCGGGAGCAGCGCGCTGATTGGTCGCTCGGCGGTGGGGGGGCGGGCCCCGGCCCGGCTGGGCTGCCCATTGGCCAAGGCGGCGCGCGAGCGGCGGGGAAAGGCGTGAGCGCGACGGGCGGGGAGACTCGGGCCTGAGGGGCAGGTCCGTCCCCCGCGTCCCGCTGCCGATTGGTGATCGCGGGCAGGGGGCGGGACGCAGGGGCCGCGCGTGAAGGCGGGCGGCGAGCGCCGATTGGCcccgggcggcgggggcgggcgtGCCCGGCCGAGGGTGGAGCGCGGCcgtcccggccccgccgccgccgccgccccgatGCCGGCGGGCACCGAGCAGccgggggccgccgccgccgagccGCCGCCCGCTCCGGGACCGCCGTCCGCCGCAGACAGGCCGCCGGCTTCGGGCCGCCGCCgtccgccgccgcccgccgccgaTCAGGGGGAGGAGTCCGGCGGCAGCCGGGTGCTGAGGGGCGGCCGGGAGCGCGGCCGCGCCGCTTCGGCCGCGgggggagccgccgccgccgccgcgtcCCGCCGCCGTAAGGCCGAGTATCCCCGACGCCGGCGGAGCAGCCCTGGGGCGCGGCCCGCCGCCGAGCAGCCCGCCGCCGAGACGCCGCCCGCGGCCAGGAAGGCCCCCCGGGCCGGGTGAGTCCCTGCAGCGCCGGGCTCCGCCCGCACCTTCCGGGGATCGCGGCCGCGGGCGGGGGGCTGCGGCCCGACCCGCGCCGACGGGCCCAGGCTTCGGGGCCGCCTCCGGCCGCGGGGtgccccgcgccgccgcccctTTGTTccggccgggctgggccggCCCCGCCGGTCCCTTCCCAGGAAGGGCAGTGTCCCGGGAATCGCCGGCTGCGCAGCGCCCTCGGGCAGCGGCCGCTGTCCCGGTGCCCCGCGGCGCCAGCGCGGTCTGGGCCCGTCTGCCAAAAGTCTGGGTCAGGGCGGCGGTGGGGTCTACATTCCCGGGAGGAGGTGCTGCATTCGCTGCACCTTCGATCCTGAGCAGGACACTGGAGCCTTTAGaagtgcagctgctctgccccgGTCTAAGCACAAAATCGACCTGGGTCGGTCGTAACTACCCTGGGCATGGCTGGGCCTTTGCTGCTGGATATTCCTATAGTTCCCCTCAGCTTCCTGTGGGTGAAACAGTCCACCTTGGCATGAGGGGTTGAAAATAATGATCCGATAGAGAGGCACGGGGACTTTGAGGAACAGAGGCTCATCTCCACGTCATTCAGTTCCTTGTTGCTTCCCCCATCCCATAGAGTCTGGCTCTTACActtgcttttgtgtttttttcaggtGCACAGATAAAGTCGCTGGTAAAGGTAAGAGCTGAATTACTTACTCCTGGTGTTGTGTTCTATTTTAGAAAGTCTGGGCTGTCCCACAGCTTAGCCCAATCCTCCTTTTGGCTCTTCCTTTTAGAGAGTGTTTTAGTGCTGGGTGATGTGCAGTTTCTTTCTGAATCTCTCTCAAGACTGTGGAGCTGTGataagctgctgctgctgctgttggcatgTGCCCAACCTGCAAAATCTTACTGTCGCAAAAAGCGCTCGGGCTTTCCATGGCTGTTGGAGTGTGAGGCTGGGCTGCTCCATGGTTTGACTGCTCTTGTTGCACAGCAGTCCCAAGTAGTTGGCAAATCCCAAGTTCACTTCTGCTCAGAAACATAGAAGATCCTCAAGACACCTGGGAAAGTTGTGTGGAAATCAGAGTATTCAGATATTCACACTTGTTCTTTACTAGCTTTGGCAGATTATGATTTTTTAGGCTGATGTCTTCAGgggtgaaagagaaaatgattCAGAACTGAGGTCTCAACACAAAAGCCCTAGCTGTGAGGATCTGCAACCTGGAGCAGaacttttgttttccagttcaCACTGAACTTTGTGCACCTATTTAacaattttttgttaaaaaaacaaaaacaacaaccgcaaaaagaaaaaaaaagttagaggGCTTTGCTCCTTACCTGGTGATGACTTCTGAAACAGGTCCAAGTAAAGGGCTTTGTGTAGTGTTGTTTTTGATCTGCCACCAGAGAACTGTGGCAGAATGAAGCACTGAGGAAAGGAGGTCACACACCTGTGCAGATGAATTCCCCtttctgctggagctgtctGGGTTTGTTTACCAGCAGTTCTGTCTCCGAGGCTGTTGTTACTCTCCTGTTTTGGTAACTCTTTAGCTTTCCTCCTACAAGTCTTTATTCCATTTGAGTATGGAAGTCCATCGCAGTTCAGTTGGCAAGGTGTGTTTTTACAGACTGAAGCAGAATTAACTGCTGTGTGTTGAGCCCAGATCTTGCTTGTGTGTATTTTACCACTCACTGTGTGAAGGGTGGGCAGTGTAATGTCAGAGCTTCAGCCTTTTACATCAAAGCATAGTTGCTGAAATGTCTAAAAAAGTTTAGCTTCATATGTGATGGAGTTAAGACTTTAATGGTCATGCTTAGTTTTTTGGTTTaaggagaaatatttattgGTAGTAGTAGAAAACAGGCAGAATATTCCCATTTTTACCCCAGGAAGTAAAAGTTGTCAGACTGAAATTTCCAGGTTTGGGGGCTCTCTACACTCAAACCATTTGAACCTTTAACTTGGACTCTGAGAGTTTCAGCTTTGCTTGAAGGTGGAAAAAGTATTTGTTAAACTTCTGgggctctttttttccccaattagATTTCCAGCCAAAACGATAGTAGGAATAGTTGCGTGGAAATTGGCACTGGGAAGTGCTGACTTCTTCTGGGCCAGAGGAAATCTGTGCCGTGGGGGGCGGAGgttgtttgtttctggtttgctttttagTCTACAGAAGCACAGAAGTGAGGAAGCTACACTCCTGTGTCTTGGCTGCACACTGGATGGAGCCCTCGTGCACCTTGTGCTGGTTGGAGAGGACCTGGAAACACGCTGAGGAGTGTCTTCCTTGGACAGtttgtgcaggagcaggagaggggcttttccctcctcctcctgttgGGCTTTAGCAGAAGTTTTTGAAGGAGGCAGACCAGTGTAagcaagcagcagctttccttgcACAACAGGGGTTTTGTCAGCCAGGAGTCCCTTGTGAGCCTGGAAGGCACAATCCCATTTGTCCTTTCACCCTGGATGGAGC from Sylvia atricapilla isolate bSylAtr1 chromosome 6, bSylAtr1.pri, whole genome shotgun sequence includes the following:
- the LPXN gene encoding leupaxin isoform X2 — encoded protein: MEDLDALLAELEQSSCLASNDHALQGPSSCQDAQNGTLKVPLPPRAQPPGEGLDSLYSTPVPVPKPLLPSPPPTEATWQLDELLADLGHTQSKLAAAGKGAGVPTESLLDNMLDSLTRDLQELGITAAPAGICAACRKPIAGKVLTALGKTWHPEHFTCARCGKELDKGPFFEQGGRAFCEEDYHQAFSPRCAYCAGPIREKVLTALEQTWHPEHFFCAHCGKVFGDEGFMERNGKPYCHQDFLAMFAPKCQGCERPVLDNYLSALDGVWHTECFVCTECLSAFTSGSFFELEGRPYCELHFHQRQGTICHGCGRPVSGRCITAMGRRYHPEHFICTYCLGRLHKGTVRERGDKMYCQACYDKLFV
- the LPXN gene encoding leupaxin isoform X1, whose protein sequence is MEDLDALLAELEQSSCLASNDHALQGPSSCQDAQNGTLKVPLPPRAQPPGEGLDSLYSTPVPVPKPLLPSPPPTEATWQLDELLADLGHTQSKLAAAGKGAGVPTESLLDNMLDSLTRDLQELGITAAPAGICAACRKPIAGKVLTALGKTWHPEHFTCARCGKELDKGPFFEQGGRAFCEEDYHQAFSPRCAYCAGPIREVSASRPGHPPPPAAPSAQLFLQKVLTALEQTWHPEHFFCAHCGKVFGDEGFMERNGKPYCHQDFLAMFAPKCQGCERPVLDNYLSALDGVWHTECFVCTECLSAFTSGSFFELEGRPYCELHFHQRQGTICHGCGRPVSGRCITAMGRRYHPEHFICTYCLGRLHKGTVRERGDKMYCQACYDKLFV